A single genomic interval of Granulicella tundricola MP5ACTX9 harbors:
- a CDS encoding ABC transporter permease, with protein MPSLSYPTAFRIASREMRSSRGKFFFVILSVAIGVAALTGVRGFSNSFRTTLLTRARSIMAADLSARTNQQPTPSEAEGLATIEREGVQMTPVTELLSMASAAKTLDPLLISLKAVDPSAYPYYGTVDLEPTSTLQQVLTPDSVVVADDLLVRLHLQIGDQLKIGNKLFRIASVVTNEPDRLSSQFAAGPRVLISRQGLDASGLLAPGSHAGQRFLFKVPAPANGAPISDAAVADLKARLIKLLPESQITDYRETNPALTAGLDQATSLLSLMSLVALVLGAVGVAMAMRAHLQQRLDTIAIMKSLGAGSGQIIKIYLIQTLLLGLAGGVVGVGLGVGVQLAFPYLLASLINVRPELHLDLRAIAAGLGAGVLTTFLFTLPPLLDIRGIRPILILRRAVDETDEPWHVKLVRLFTKNLAQIGAFLLILAGLALIAFRISDSASVGKWFTVGLAAVLAVLLLASFLVLKALKFFLTRTRLHLPSAVRHGLANLYRPGNPSSALLAALGMGVMQIMMVFLMQNAVVKQLHISSAPNLPNIFLVDIANDEIDGMRKLLTSAPGITAPPELLPVVSSRILAIDGVSANDIKTKNFPKHMLRSIQLTWAEAVPPGATVASGKWWTKAQSAAAADHPVVAVADFQAKRLGLKIGSVITFAAQDKQFDATVAAFTRSDGQHAYSRAEFILPERALTGLPVIWYGGVHVDPTKVAALQRALYAAYPTVTVINVAQALETIRAVVIQIIYVVQFLAAFSIFAGIVILASSIAGTRYRRIREVVVLKTLGATRAHIASIFSIEFAVLGLVAGLVGVFFANIVVKGLLRALTVPNTFQWGWSLGGLFGTAILTVATGWIASHRILGQKPLEVLREE; from the coding sequence ATGCCCAGCCTCTCCTACCCCACCGCCTTCCGCATCGCCTCCAGAGAGATGCGTTCCTCACGCGGCAAGTTCTTCTTCGTCATCCTCTCCGTCGCCATCGGCGTAGCCGCCCTCACTGGCGTCCGAGGCTTCTCCAACTCCTTCCGCACCACCCTCCTCACCCGCGCCCGCTCCATCATGGCTGCCGACCTCTCCGCCCGCACCAACCAGCAACCCACCCCCTCAGAGGCCGAAGGCCTCGCGACGATCGAGAGAGAAGGAGTCCAGATGACCCCCGTCACTGAGCTCCTCTCCATGGCCTCCGCCGCCAAAACCCTCGACCCCCTCCTCATCTCCCTCAAAGCCGTAGACCCCAGCGCCTACCCCTACTACGGCACAGTAGACCTCGAACCCACATCCACCCTCCAGCAAGTCCTCACCCCAGATTCCGTAGTCGTAGCCGACGACCTCCTCGTCCGCCTCCATCTCCAGATCGGCGACCAGCTCAAGATCGGCAACAAGCTCTTCCGCATCGCCTCGGTGGTCACCAACGAGCCTGATCGTCTCTCCAGCCAGTTCGCCGCCGGCCCCCGCGTACTCATCTCCCGCCAGGGCCTTGACGCCAGCGGCCTCCTCGCGCCCGGCAGCCACGCCGGCCAGCGCTTCCTCTTCAAGGTCCCCGCACCCGCCAACGGCGCACCCATCTCGGACGCCGCCGTAGCCGACCTCAAAGCCCGCCTCATCAAGCTCCTCCCGGAGTCGCAAATCACGGACTACCGCGAGACCAACCCAGCCCTTACCGCGGGCCTGGACCAGGCCACTAGCCTCCTCTCGCTCATGAGTCTCGTAGCCCTGGTCCTTGGAGCCGTAGGCGTAGCCATGGCCATGCGAGCCCATCTCCAGCAGCGCCTCGACACCATCGCCATCATGAAGTCTCTCGGCGCAGGCTCCGGCCAGATCATCAAGATCTACCTCATTCAGACCCTCCTCCTCGGCCTCGCCGGAGGCGTCGTCGGCGTAGGCCTCGGAGTAGGCGTTCAACTCGCCTTCCCGTATCTTCTCGCCAGCCTCATCAACGTCCGACCCGAACTCCATCTCGATCTCCGTGCCATCGCTGCCGGCCTCGGCGCAGGCGTTCTCACCACCTTCCTCTTCACCCTCCCGCCACTGCTCGATATCCGCGGCATCCGCCCCATCCTCATCCTCCGCCGCGCAGTCGATGAAACCGACGAACCCTGGCACGTGAAGCTCGTACGCCTGTTCACCAAAAACCTCGCCCAGATCGGCGCATTCCTCCTCATCCTCGCCGGCCTCGCCCTCATCGCCTTCCGCATCTCGGACTCCGCCTCGGTCGGGAAGTGGTTCACCGTCGGCCTCGCCGCCGTCCTTGCCGTCCTCCTCCTGGCCTCCTTCCTCGTCCTCAAAGCCCTCAAGTTCTTCCTCACCCGCACCCGCCTGCATCTCCCCTCCGCAGTCCGCCACGGCCTCGCCAACCTCTACCGCCCCGGCAACCCCTCCTCAGCTCTCCTCGCCGCGTTAGGCATGGGCGTCATGCAGATCATGATGGTCTTCCTCATGCAGAACGCCGTCGTCAAGCAGCTTCACATCTCCTCCGCCCCCAACCTCCCCAACATCTTCCTCGTCGATATCGCCAACGATGAGATCGACGGCATGCGCAAGCTCCTCACCAGCGCCCCCGGCATCACCGCCCCACCCGAGCTTCTCCCCGTCGTCAGCTCCCGCATCCTCGCCATCGACGGCGTCTCCGCCAACGACATCAAGACCAAGAACTTCCCCAAGCACATGCTCCGCTCCATCCAGCTCACCTGGGCGGAAGCCGTCCCGCCCGGAGCCACCGTAGCCTCCGGTAAATGGTGGACGAAGGCGCAGTCAGCCGCCGCCGCAGATCACCCCGTCGTCGCCGTTGCGGATTTTCAGGCCAAGCGCCTCGGCCTCAAGATCGGCAGCGTCATCACCTTCGCCGCCCAGGACAAGCAGTTCGACGCTACCGTCGCCGCCTTCACTCGCTCCGACGGCCAGCACGCCTACAGCCGCGCCGAGTTCATCCTTCCCGAACGCGCCCTCACCGGCCTCCCCGTCATCTGGTACGGCGGCGTCCACGTAGACCCCACCAAGGTCGCCGCCCTCCAGCGCGCCCTCTACGCCGCCTACCCCACCGTCACCGTCATCAACGTAGCCCAGGCGCTCGAAACCATCCGCGCGGTCGTCATCCAGATCATCTATGTCGTCCAGTTCCTCGCCGCCTTCAGCATCTTCGCCGGCATCGTCATCCTGGCCTCGTCCATCGCTGGCACCCGCTACCGCCGCATCCGGGAGGTCGTAGTCCTCAAAACCCTCGGAGCCACCCGCGCCCACATCGCGAGCATCTTCTCAATAGAGTTCGCGGTCCTGGGCCTGGTAGCCGGGTTAGTCGGAGTCTTCTTCGCCAACATAGTCGTCAAAGGCCTCCTCCGAGCCCTCACCGTCCCCAACACCTTCCAATGGGGCTGGAGCCTCGGCGGACTCTTCGGCACAGCAATCCTCACGGTAGCCACAGGCTGGATCGCCAGCCACCGCATCCTCGGCCAGAAGCCCCTGGAAGTCCTCCGCGAAGAGTAA
- a CDS encoding type II toxin-antitoxin system VapC family toxin has product MHVLPDLRIGIWMYAQPESSLYLSVMTIGELRKGTTLLPEGKRRRQLEQWLDHELVPRFHSRILPITQTIADHWGILSARRQRQGAPLSMADGLIAATALHHNLTVVTRNIKDFTDLGVPLLNPWESNQP; this is encoded by the coding sequence ATGCATGTCTTACCTGACCTGAGAATCGGCATCTGGATGTATGCGCAGCCAGAAAGCTCGCTCTATCTCAGCGTCATGACGATAGGGGAACTGCGTAAGGGCACCACACTCCTGCCCGAAGGCAAGCGCCGCCGGCAGCTAGAACAGTGGCTTGATCACGAACTGGTCCCCAGGTTCCACAGCCGCATCCTCCCCATCACTCAAACCATCGCAGACCACTGGGGAATCCTCAGCGCCCGGCGTCAACGCCAGGGCGCACCCTTGAGCATGGCTGACGGTCTCATCGCCGCCACAGCCCTCCACCACAACCTCACCGTAGTCACCCGCAACATCAAAGACTTCACTGACCTCGGCGTCCCCCTCCTCAACCCCTGGGAATCCAACCAGCCCTGA
- a CDS encoding ABC transporter ATP-binding protein yields the protein MPPSPTAVTPAAQQDVIQVKSLRKSIRNGTRTVDILKGLDFAIPHGQFAAIMGTSGSGKSTLLGLLAGLDTPTSGDVILNSQPISYLPEDQLAQVRGRTIGFVFQSYQLIPTLTALENVLLPHELNADASKQDGLTRARTLLTSVGLGDRLDHYPVQLSGGEQQRVALARAFVLRPPIVLADEPTGNLDTTNGAHILELLLNLNKTEGTTLVLVTHDPVLATYADRVITLRDGLIVSDTLNPNPAVL from the coding sequence ATGCCTCCCAGCCCCACAGCAGTTACCCCCGCCGCCCAGCAAGACGTCATTCAGGTCAAGTCCCTCCGCAAGTCCATCCGCAACGGCACCCGCACGGTCGACATCCTCAAAGGCCTCGACTTCGCCATCCCGCACGGCCAGTTCGCCGCCATCATGGGCACCTCCGGCTCCGGAAAATCGACGCTCCTCGGCCTCCTCGCCGGCCTCGACACCCCCACCTCGGGCGACGTCATCCTTAACAGCCAGCCCATCTCCTACCTCCCCGAAGACCAGCTCGCCCAGGTCCGCGGCCGCACCATCGGCTTCGTCTTCCAGTCCTACCAGCTCATCCCCACCCTCACCGCGCTTGAAAACGTCCTCCTCCCCCACGAGCTCAACGCCGACGCCAGCAAACAGGACGGCCTAACCCGCGCCCGCACCCTCCTTACCTCCGTAGGCCTCGGCGACCGCCTCGACCACTACCCCGTCCAGCTCTCCGGCGGTGAGCAGCAGCGCGTCGCCCTCGCCCGCGCCTTCGTCCTTCGCCCCCCCATCGTCCTCGCCGACGAGCCCACCGGCAACCTCGACACCACCAACGGCGCCCACATCCTGGAGCTCCTCCTCAACCTCAACAAAACCGAAGGCACCACATTAGTCCTGGTCACCCACGACCCAGTCTTAGCAACCTACGCCGACCGAGTCATCACCCTACGCGACGGCCTCATAGTCTCCGACACTCTCAACCCGAATCCAGCCGTCCTCTAA
- a CDS encoding arylesterase produces the protein MNVLWYFERMQKFVGSFILAGLLSGLAGCKTDDGGRTSPEVAENNAPGPVEAPKAAIRKADVVDGRPLVVCFGDSLTAGYGAEDGASYPDFLQKDLDGAGYRYRVVNEGISGNTTKDGVDRLAGVERMKAAVVVLEFGGNDGLRGFDVKTTRANLATMIEGLKASGAKVVLAGITLPPDYGADYVTSFTANYPVLAKKYGVPVLPFLLKDVYGVPGMMQGDRTHATEKGNAVVARNVLPLVEPLLRK, from the coding sequence TTGAACGTTCTTTGGTATTTTGAGAGGATGCAGAAGTTTGTCGGCTCTTTTATTTTAGCGGGTTTGTTGTCGGGTCTGGCTGGTTGTAAGACGGATGATGGGGGTAGGACGTCTCCGGAGGTGGCGGAAAACAACGCGCCGGGGCCGGTGGAGGCTCCCAAGGCTGCGATACGGAAGGCGGATGTGGTGGACGGCCGGCCGCTGGTGGTTTGTTTTGGGGATAGTTTGACAGCGGGCTATGGGGCTGAGGATGGGGCGAGCTATCCGGATTTTCTGCAGAAGGACCTGGATGGAGCGGGGTATCGGTACCGGGTGGTGAATGAGGGGATCAGCGGGAATACGACGAAGGATGGGGTGGACCGGCTGGCGGGGGTCGAGCGGATGAAGGCGGCGGTGGTGGTGCTGGAGTTTGGGGGCAATGATGGGCTGCGGGGGTTCGACGTGAAGACGACGCGGGCGAATCTGGCGACGATGATCGAAGGGCTGAAGGCGAGTGGGGCGAAGGTGGTGCTGGCGGGGATTACGCTGCCGCCTGATTATGGGGCGGATTATGTGACTAGCTTTACTGCGAATTATCCGGTTTTGGCGAAGAAGTACGGTGTGCCGGTGCTGCCGTTTTTGCTGAAGGATGTGTATGGGGTGCCGGGGATGATGCAGGGGGATCGGACGCATGCGACGGAGAAGGGGAATGCGGTGGTGGCGCGGAATGTTTTGCCGCTGGTGGAGCCGCTGCTGAGGAAGTAG
- the truB gene encoding tRNA pseudouridine(55) synthase TruB, translating to MPPLNGLLILDKPTGMTSHDVVSIVRRATGEKSIGHLGTLDPMATGVLPLLLGKYTRLAQFFNQAEKSYTGHIRFGFATDTFDAEGTPATDPKPLTQSLEDLRTLAEKFHGDLDQIPPVYSAKKLGGVPAHKLARAGLPVPVKPARIHIHDFQLLDLEADTTTFQMTVSAGGYVRSVAHELGELAGSGAHLSSLRRTRAGLFTLAHAITVDQLKQASTDETITELLPHPRTLLPDMPSVTVDDQAAGRLRNGMQVNLPDFSQAPLIKVFTSPTDLLCIAKRIAGTLMHPMVVMG from the coding sequence TTGCCCCCTCTCAACGGCCTCCTTATCCTGGACAAACCCACCGGCATGACCTCCCACGACGTGGTCTCCATCGTCCGTAGAGCCACCGGAGAAAAATCCATCGGCCATCTCGGCACCCTCGACCCCATGGCCACCGGCGTACTCCCTTTGCTCCTCGGCAAATACACCCGCCTCGCCCAGTTCTTCAACCAGGCGGAGAAGTCCTACACCGGCCACATCCGCTTCGGCTTCGCCACCGACACCTTCGACGCAGAAGGTACCCCCGCCACAGACCCCAAGCCCCTCACCCAGTCCCTGGAAGACCTCCGCACACTGGCAGAAAAGTTCCACGGCGACCTCGACCAAATCCCCCCCGTCTACTCCGCAAAAAAGCTAGGCGGCGTCCCCGCCCACAAGCTTGCCCGAGCTGGCCTCCCCGTCCCCGTCAAACCCGCCCGCATCCACATCCACGACTTCCAACTCCTGGATCTCGAAGCCGACACCACAACCTTCCAGATGACCGTCTCCGCCGGAGGCTACGTCCGCTCGGTCGCCCACGAGCTAGGTGAACTAGCCGGAAGCGGAGCTCATCTCTCCAGCCTCCGCCGCACCCGAGCCGGCCTCTTCACCCTCGCCCACGCCATCACGGTAGACCAGCTCAAGCAGGCCAGCACAGACGAAACCATCACGGAGCTACTCCCCCACCCCCGCACCCTGCTCCCGGACATGCCCTCCGTCACCGTAGACGATCAAGCAGCCGGCCGCCTCCGCAACGGAATGCAGGTCAACCTCCCCGACTTCTCCCAGGCCCCCCTGATCAAAGTCTTCACCAGCCCCACTGACCTCCTCTGCATCGCCAAGCGCATAGCCGGCACCCTCATGCACCCCATGGTCGTGATGGGCTGA
- the folE gene encoding GTP cyclohydrolase I FolE, whose protein sequence is MSEQNQTLASASTQDLYREMIRRMGEDPDRDGLLRTPERMEKSTAFLTQGYKQTVTEVLHNALFDVDYDEMVIVKDIEFYSQCEHHLLPFFGKAHVAYVPNGKVIGLSKIARLVDVFARRLQVQERLTRQIAESIEEAIAPQGVGIILEAQHLCMMMRGVEKQHSHTVTSAMLGVFKTQLQTRNEFLSLVRHKTTL, encoded by the coding sequence ATGTCCGAACAGAACCAGACCCTCGCATCCGCATCGACGCAAGACCTCTACCGCGAGATGATCCGCCGCATGGGCGAAGACCCTGACCGCGACGGCCTTCTCCGCACTCCGGAGCGCATGGAGAAGTCCACCGCCTTCCTCACCCAGGGCTATAAACAGACCGTCACAGAGGTCCTCCACAACGCCCTCTTCGACGTCGACTACGACGAGATGGTCATCGTCAAAGACATCGAGTTCTATTCCCAGTGCGAGCACCATCTCCTGCCCTTCTTCGGCAAGGCCCACGTCGCCTACGTCCCCAACGGTAAGGTCATCGGTCTCAGCAAGATCGCACGCCTCGTCGACGTCTTCGCCCGCCGCCTGCAAGTCCAGGAGCGCCTCACCCGCCAGATCGCCGAGTCCATCGAAGAGGCCATCGCCCCCCAGGGCGTAGGCATCATCCTTGAAGCCCAGCACCTCTGCATGATGATGCGCGGCGTAGAAAAACAGCACTCCCACACCGTCACCTCCGCCATGCTGGGCGTCTTCAAAACCCAACTCCAAACCCGTAACGAGTTTCTCTCGCTGGTCCGCCATAAAACGACCCTCTAG
- a CDS encoding 6-carboxytetrahydropterin synthase gives MPIAHLSRRYHFSASHRLHADTLSAAQNQATFGKCNNPYGHGHNYTVEVCFSGPVDPATGMVTNLADLDAFAHAHLLAPFDQTNLNTLALFADLVPSTENLSIELHKIFLTYPHARLERIHIEETPNNSFDYAGPAHLPKL, from the coding sequence ATGCCCATCGCCCACCTCTCCCGCCGCTACCACTTCTCCGCCTCCCACCGCCTCCACGCGGACACGCTCTCAGCCGCGCAGAACCAGGCCACCTTCGGCAAGTGCAACAACCCCTACGGCCACGGCCACAACTACACGGTAGAGGTCTGCTTCAGCGGCCCAGTCGATCCCGCCACCGGCATGGTCACCAACCTCGCTGACCTCGACGCCTTCGCCCACGCGCATCTCCTCGCGCCCTTCGACCAGACCAACCTCAACACCCTCGCTCTCTTCGCGGACCTGGTCCCCAGCACAGAGAACCTCTCCATCGAGCTCCACAAAATCTTCCTCACCTACCCCCACGCCCGGCTCGAGCGCATCCACATCGAAGAGACCCCCAACAACTCCTTCGACTACGCCGGCCCCGCGCATCTGCCCAAGCTCTAG
- a CDS encoding 6-pyruvoyl trahydropterin synthase family protein — protein sequence MILLTRKAEFSAAHFYWNDALSQQENERIFGKCANRNGHGHNYTLEVTVAGEVDPITGFVVDLKKLKDILEQEVVGVYDHRHLNLEIPDFATVIPTTENIAIAIWRRLAGKIPNATLHRVRVYEMPDLFADFYGDFGPEAEAGAGN from the coding sequence ATGATCCTCCTCACCCGCAAAGCCGAGTTCTCCGCAGCCCACTTCTACTGGAACGATGCCCTCTCGCAGCAAGAGAACGAACGCATCTTCGGCAAATGCGCCAATCGCAACGGGCACGGCCACAACTACACCCTGGAAGTCACCGTAGCGGGCGAAGTAGACCCCATCACCGGCTTCGTAGTAGACCTGAAGAAGCTGAAGGATATCCTCGAGCAAGAGGTCGTAGGCGTCTACGACCATCGCCACCTCAACCTGGAAATCCCAGACTTTGCCACCGTCATCCCCACCACGGAAAACATTGCGATAGCCATCTGGCGTCGCCTCGCCGGCAAGATCCCCAACGCCACCCTCCACCGCGTCCGCGTCTACGAGATGCCGGACCTCTTCGCAGACTTTTACGGAGACTTCGGCCCAGAGGCCGAGGCAGGAGCAGGGAACTGA
- a CDS encoding glycosyltransferase, whose product MADISENIPAVPQTSPLELTVIVPARNEQDALPACLESLLAQSEPGFELGRHWELIVVDDHSTDETPRIIAQAAQTPGVIALPAPTLEPGRNSGFTGKTSACWAGAQIARGRLFVFTDADTIHEPGDLSRARHELEKYKVALLSYSPRQLVSTFWQRALMPLVFAELATTYPMAKVNDPDNRIAAANGQFLMVEQEAYFSVGGHRAVGPDVLEDVALARNIKRAKHPLRFRYAPDALATRMYRTNAAMVEGWTKNLALLFSNALVMAAMRSLELLLIVGIPTIALVYPFFISWQRAALFVVWFRGLWAFYRRTSRSNFPITDCAIAILGLPLLIVLLLRSYMQVKITKSVEWKGRTYPTDTH is encoded by the coding sequence GTGGCCGACATCTCAGAAAACATCCCCGCGGTACCCCAAACTTCGCCGCTCGAACTCACCGTCATCGTCCCCGCCCGTAACGAGCAGGACGCTCTCCCCGCCTGCCTCGAATCCCTCCTCGCCCAGTCCGAGCCCGGCTTTGAGCTCGGCCGCCACTGGGAGCTCATCGTCGTCGACGACCACTCCACAGACGAGACCCCCCGTATCATCGCGCAAGCCGCGCAAACCCCCGGCGTCATCGCCCTCCCGGCACCCACCCTCGAACCCGGCCGCAACTCCGGCTTCACCGGCAAGACCAGCGCCTGCTGGGCCGGAGCTCAGATCGCCCGCGGCCGCCTCTTCGTCTTCACAGACGCCGACACCATCCACGAGCCCGGCGACCTCTCCCGCGCACGCCACGAACTTGAAAAATATAAGGTAGCCCTCCTCTCGTACTCGCCCCGCCAGCTCGTCTCTACCTTCTGGCAGCGAGCCCTCATGCCCCTTGTCTTCGCGGAGCTCGCCACAACCTACCCCATGGCCAAGGTCAACGACCCCGACAACCGTATCGCCGCAGCCAACGGCCAGTTCCTCATGGTGGAGCAGGAAGCCTACTTCTCCGTCGGAGGCCACCGAGCCGTAGGCCCGGACGTTCTTGAAGACGTGGCCCTCGCCCGCAACATCAAGCGAGCCAAACACCCCCTCCGTTTTCGCTATGCCCCGGACGCCCTCGCCACGCGCATGTACCGCACCAACGCCGCCATGGTGGAGGGCTGGACCAAAAACCTCGCACTCCTCTTCTCAAACGCCCTCGTGATGGCCGCCATGCGCTCGCTGGAGCTCCTCCTCATCGTCGGAATCCCAACGATCGCTCTCGTCTACCCCTTCTTCATCAGTTGGCAGCGAGCAGCCCTCTTTGTGGTCTGGTTCCGCGGCCTCTGGGCCTTCTACCGCCGAACCTCCCGCTCCAACTTCCCCATCACGGACTGCGCCATAGCCATCCTCGGCCTGCCCCTGCTGATCGTGCTCCTCCTCCGCAGCTACATGCAGGTCAAGATCACCAAATCAGTCGAATGGAAGGGCCGCACCTACCCCACCGACACCCACTGA
- a CDS encoding TlpA family protein disulfide reductase — protein sequence MRRVWTSLAAALLMAGLTACDRGSHPGNIGKPAAQFVMTDGVETVDLAKLRGKIVVLNLWATWCAPCVQELPSLLALKQKMPGIAVVAVSTDQDDEVYRAFLVKHHVDIPTVRDSDAKINALYGTVQIPETYIIDRNGVLRRKFIGAQDWTGPEITDYLSKL from the coding sequence GTGCGAAGAGTCTGGACGAGTTTGGCGGCGGCATTGTTGATGGCGGGGCTGACGGCGTGCGATCGCGGGTCGCATCCGGGGAATATCGGCAAGCCTGCGGCACAGTTTGTGATGACCGATGGCGTGGAGACGGTGGACCTGGCGAAGCTACGCGGGAAGATCGTCGTGCTGAACCTTTGGGCGACCTGGTGCGCGCCGTGCGTGCAGGAGCTGCCGAGCCTGCTGGCGTTGAAGCAGAAGATGCCGGGAATCGCGGTGGTGGCCGTGAGCACGGACCAGGATGACGAGGTTTATCGGGCGTTCCTGGTGAAGCATCATGTGGATATCCCGACGGTTCGGGACTCGGACGCGAAGATCAATGCGCTGTATGGGACGGTGCAGATTCCGGAGACGTACATCATCGACCGGAACGGGGTGCTGCGGCGGAAGTTTATTGGCGCGCAGGATT